The following are encoded in a window of Nostoc sp. UHCC 0302 genomic DNA:
- a CDS encoding ParM/StbA family protein, translating to MSNIHTLQRIFPAGFDNGYGSLKLLVDGFEVVRVPSYISTADMEDVPGRVIFNGNAYTVGESAFRTGHHFDRNTDSNENKINNALLTLLGALAHLPHRKAWHLKLVVSLHDVGLAEELQQVLNGEYQPILAGKESDVKIEVLKVVPEGMGALFGQQLPPKLTVLDFGNGTTLYSRYSKGKREVHTPFPAGVEVLIEDIAQKMKHLNGGKIGDAAKIRYCLEMGHTKYSRDIDIRDVYGACLKDWYDKYLKKPVSMTLDAKHTGDEIWAIGGGCLLPGFKKLLEKNGFKIRDNPVEANANGLLEMAKAILSKNPVPALK from the coding sequence ATGTCGAACATTCACACGTTGCAAAGAATATTTCCTGCTGGCTTCGATAATGGCTACGGGAGTCTAAAACTTTTAGTCGATGGCTTTGAAGTCGTTCGTGTCCCCAGCTATATTTCTACGGCAGACATGGAAGATGTCCCCGGACGAGTTATTTTTAACGGTAATGCTTACACTGTTGGAGAATCTGCTTTCCGTACAGGTCATCATTTTGACCGCAACACAGATAGTAATGAAAACAAAATCAATAATGCGCTGTTGACATTATTAGGTGCATTAGCACATCTACCACACCGTAAGGCTTGGCATCTCAAGTTAGTCGTCAGCTTACATGATGTTGGTTTAGCAGAGGAGTTGCAACAAGTCCTAAACGGAGAATACCAACCAATCCTTGCTGGCAAAGAATCCGACGTGAAGATAGAAGTCCTTAAAGTTGTACCAGAGGGAATGGGTGCATTGTTCGGGCAGCAACTCCCGCCAAAATTAACCGTTTTGGATTTTGGCAATGGTACAACTCTCTATTCTCGTTATAGCAAAGGAAAGCGAGAAGTACATACCCCCTTCCCCGCAGGCGTAGAAGTTCTCATCGAAGATATTGCCCAAAAGATGAAACATTTAAATGGGGGAAAGATTGGGGACGCAGCCAAAATTCGATATTGTCTGGAAATGGGGCATACCAAGTACAGCCGTGACATCGATATTAGAGATGTTTACGGCGCTTGTCTGAAAGATTGGTACGACAAATATTTAAAAAAACCAGTAAGCATGACACTTGATGCCAAGCACACGGGAGATGAGATTTGGGCGATTGGTGGAGGCTGCCTCTTACCTGGATTTAAGAAGCTACTAGAGAAGAATGGGTTCAAAATCCGTGACAACCCGGTGGAAGCTAATGCGAATGGACTCTTAGAAATGGCAAAAGCCATCCTGAGTAAAAATCCAGTTCCTGCTCTCAAGTAA
- a CDS encoding transposase, with protein MARWTGLFPPGKGGGEGVKYGHKGKGVLIHTLTDGNGMPLANCTTPANGSERDQVIPLLDSVKVKTNRPGRPRKRLKVLAADKGYDSKEKRAALRKRGIRPQWPKRVWKKKKNRGRPIKISVPRFQQERCFAWFQRKYRRLVVRWERISACFNAFLSLATVHIWINRILLVG; from the coding sequence ATGGCGCGGTGGACGGGTCTTTTTCCCCCTGGAAAAGGTGGCGGTGAAGGTGTTAAATATGGTCATAAAGGTAAAGGAGTTTTAATACATACTCTGACTGACGGGAATGGAATGCCTTTAGCTAACTGCACAACACCAGCCAATGGTAGCGAACGAGATCAAGTGATTCCACTGCTTGATAGTGTCAAAGTCAAAACTAATAGACCCGGTAGACCGCGTAAACGCCTGAAAGTACTTGCTGCTGATAAGGGCTATGACTCAAAGGAAAAACGTGCTGCTTTACGTAAACGTGGTATCAGACCACAATGGCCTAAGCGGGTTTGGAAGAAAAAGAAAAATCGGGGTAGACCAATTAAAATCTCAGTTCCACGTTTTCAGCAGGAACGCTGTTTTGCGTGGTTTCAACGAAAATATCGCAGGCTTGTTGTTCGATGGGAACGAATTTCCGCCTGTTTTAATGCTTTTCTTTCTCTAGCCACAGTTCACATTTGGATTAATAGAATTTTATTAGTGGGATAG
- a CDS encoding alkene reductase, with the protein MSEKSGLFTPVRLGSLDLPNRIIMSPMSRLRATTDCVPTSIMVEYYTQRASAGLIITEGTHPSPMGRGYTTCPGLHNEEQVEGWRKVTDAVHAAGGRIFVQLMHAGRVSHSLLLPNHARPIAPSAIPLTSEEVHVWDGKVPFETPRPLELDEIPEIVEEYRFAALLSIEAGFDGVELHAATGYLPNQFQVSGSNQRTDAYGGTLENRTRFTLEVVVNALCSVRGAERIGVKIAPGFTVNDTFDDDPAETYTYVAKALSPLGLAYLHVGYDRGYARGATPNFNSIDLLRPIYQGTLLAVGGFDRQRGDEAITNGRADAMNLSH; encoded by the coding sequence ATGTCAGAAAAATCAGGACTGTTCACGCCAGTTAGACTAGGTTCGCTTGACCTTCCTAACCGCATCATCATGTCTCCGATGTCGCGTCTGCGGGCTACTACTGACTGTGTACCTACCTCTATAATGGTCGAATACTACACTCAGCGAGCTTCGGCAGGACTGATCATTACAGAAGGAACGCATCCGAGTCCGATGGGGCGGGGTTACACAACCTGCCCTGGGCTGCACAACGAGGAGCAGGTTGAAGGCTGGCGAAAAGTGACAGATGCAGTTCATGCTGCTGGAGGTCGGATATTTGTGCAACTGATGCACGCTGGACGGGTATCGCACTCCTTGCTATTACCTAACCATGCGCGACCGATTGCACCTTCGGCTATCCCGTTGACGTCTGAAGAAGTTCACGTTTGGGACGGTAAAGTCCCTTTCGAGACACCACGTCCGTTAGAGTTGGACGAAATACCCGAAATAGTAGAGGAGTATCGCTTCGCAGCGTTACTCTCTATTGAAGCAGGTTTCGATGGGGTGGAACTTCATGCAGCAACTGGATACCTACCCAATCAGTTCCAAGTCAGCGGCTCGAACCAACGCACGGATGCCTATGGAGGCACATTGGAGAATCGAACTCGCTTCACGCTAGAAGTAGTAGTCAATGCTCTGTGTAGCGTCCGGGGAGCGGAGCGGATTGGGGTCAAGATTGCCCCTGGCTTCACAGTCAACGACACATTCGATGACGATCCTGCCGAAACTTACACTTATGTAGCAAAAGCACTTAGTCCACTGGGTTTGGCATACTTGCACGTCGGGTATGACCGAGGTTACGCCAGAGGAGCTACACCGAACTTTAATTCCATTGATCTGCTACGTCCCATTTACCAAGGAACACTGCTGGCTGTGGGTGGTTTTGATCGACAACGAGGTGATGAAGCAATTACAAACGGGCGGGCTGATGCCATGAACCTATCCCACTAA
- a CDS encoding helix-turn-helix transcriptional regulator: MSIDVQIERVIRVDAPGIGARIKDARERDPRSVEELAKAADMTRANWYRIEREENDVLPEPTLRKIEEVLGVNFGVSFDN; encoded by the coding sequence ATGTCTATAGATGTGCAAATAGAGCGGGTTATACGGGTTGATGCCCCTGGCATCGGAGCAAGGATTAAAGATGCCAGAGAGCGAGATCCACGGTCGGTAGAAGAATTGGCAAAAGCGGCCGATATGACTCGTGCTAATTGGTATCGGATTGAGCGTGAAGAAAATGATGTTTTGCCAGAACCAACCCTTCGCAAAATTGAAGAAGTTTTAGGGGTGAATTTTGGAGTGAGCTTTGATAATTAA
- a CDS encoding DUF1993 domain-containing protein, protein MTISMYQASIPVFIHTLNNLVSILEKGNTYAQTKKIDQYVLPNSRLFPDMFPLSKQVQIASDIAKRGAAQLAGVEAPKFEDKETTLPELIDRVQKTISYLHTFKPEQIDGSEDKTITITQGDKSLSFEGMPFLLYFVLPNVYFHVTTTYDILRHSGVELGKKDFLGKR, encoded by the coding sequence ATGACCATTTCAATGTATCAAGCTTCAATACCAGTGTTTATTCACACACTTAATAATCTTGTAAGTATTCTTGAAAAAGGTAATACATACGCACAAACAAAAAAAATAGATCAGTATGTATTGCCCAATAGTCGTCTATTCCCTGATATGTTTCCATTGTCAAAACAAGTACAAATTGCTTCTGACATAGCCAAGAGAGGTGCTGCACAATTAGCAGGGGTAGAAGCACCCAAGTTTGAGGACAAGGAAACTACATTACCCGAACTTATTGACCGCGTTCAGAAAACTATCTCTTATTTACACACATTTAAACCTGAACAAATAGATGGTTCGGAAGATAAAACAATTACCATTACGCAGGGTGATAAGAGTCTATCTTTTGAAGGAATGCCATTTCTTCTATATTTTGTTTTGCCAAACGTTTATTTCCATGTCACTACAACCTATGATATTCTCAGACACTCCGGCGTAGAGCTTGGCAAAAAAGACTTCCTAGGCAAGCGTTAA
- a CDS encoding ParA family protein, whose translation MAKSKPTKTTTKSEKLPKILAFANQKGGAGKSTGAVHAVDWFTQMGHSTILVDADGQESSSSWLKDLNLPCKVIGDPEVLFDELPKLAESYDVVIVDGPGNASEVTKAILIRSNLVLIPCRDSMIDLASTGKIVQFVRQAKEIRRGLPIAALYLNAVKDNTILLREAREALQSGIIPLLNTTLPDRQCIKDAPGQGSTVFRMKGEAPKAAASAYVKILTEALKLFESES comes from the coding sequence ATGGCAAAATCCAAACCTACGAAGACTACGACTAAATCTGAAAAGCTTCCTAAAATTTTGGCATTTGCTAACCAGAAAGGTGGAGCAGGTAAATCAACAGGAGCAGTTCATGCTGTTGATTGGTTTACCCAGATGGGACATTCCACTATCTTAGTTGATGCAGATGGGCAGGAAAGCTCATCAAGTTGGTTGAAGGATCTGAACTTGCCTTGCAAGGTCATTGGTGATCCAGAGGTTTTATTTGACGAACTTCCAAAGTTAGCAGAGTCTTATGATGTTGTAATTGTTGATGGCCCAGGAAATGCAAGCGAGGTGACAAAAGCAATTTTGATCCGTTCTAATTTAGTACTTATTCCTTGCAGGGACTCCATGATCGATTTAGCAAGTACAGGCAAAATTGTACAATTTGTGCGTCAAGCAAAGGAGATTCGAAGAGGGCTGCCAATAGCAGCGCTTTATCTGAACGCAGTAAAAGACAACACGATTTTGTTACGAGAAGCTAGAGAAGCTTTGCAAAGCGGTATTATACCTTTGCTTAATACTACCCTTCCTGATCGTCAATGTATTAAGGACGCACCAGGACAAGGTAGTACAGTATTTCGTATGAAGGGAGAAGCTCCTAAAGCGGCGGCAAGTGCTTACGTCAAAATCCTAACAGAAGCTTTAAAGTTATTTGAATCAGAATCATGA
- a CDS encoding transposase, which yields MPHAPFRHVLNTLLYVLITGCRWCDVPKGEIWASKSAAHRWLQRWEADGTLENLQARTLGIAEERGLINWGYGAVDGSFSPWKRWR from the coding sequence ATGCCTCATGCACCATTTCGCCATGTACTTAACACCTTACTGTATGTATTGATAACAGGATGTCGGTGGTGTGATGTTCCAAAGGGAGAGATTTGGGCATCAAAAAGTGCAGCGCACAGATGGCTACAGCGTTGGGAAGCTGATGGAACGTTAGAAAATTTACAAGCGCGTACATTAGGAATTGCAGAAGAGAGAGGTTTAATTAATTGGGGTTATGGCGCGGTGGACGGGTCTTTTTCCCCCTGGAAAAGGTGGCGGTGA